Proteins encoded together in one Amblyomma americanum isolate KBUSLIRL-KWMA chromosome 1, ASM5285725v1, whole genome shotgun sequence window:
- the LOC144094278 gene encoding tubulin beta-4B chain-like, producing MREIVHIQTGQCGNQIGAKFWEAISDEHGIDPSGAYHGDSDLQLERINVYYNEASGTRLAVFRLIISL from the exons atgcgcgagatagtccacatccagacaggccagtgtggcaacCAGATTGGGGCGAAG ttttgggaggcgatttccgatgagcatggcatcgatccaagcggggcgtaccatggcgattcggacctccagttggagcgcatcaatgtctactacaatgaggcctccggtacgcgtctggctgtatttcggttgataatttcactCTGA